From one Bos taurus isolate L1 Dominette 01449 registration number 42190680 breed Hereford chromosome 24, ARS-UCD2.0, whole genome shotgun sequence genomic stretch:
- the SERPINB10 gene encoding serpin B10 isoform X1, with translation MEFNVGKPEEIYSDFQTLISEINSSSHACILKTANRIYGEKTFPFHKKYLEDVKTYFGAEPQSVNFIGASDQIRKEINSWVEKQTEGKILNLLPDDAVDPTTRMVLVNALYFKGVWEHQFLVQNTTEKSFKINKTTSKPVQMMSMKEKLQVFYIESPQAMGLQLYYESRDLSLLILLPEDVDGLDQLEKTITYEKLSEWTSADMMELCNVQLNLPKFKLEETYDLKSTLSSMGMSDAFNQSKADFSGMSSERNLFLSNVFHKCFVEINEQGTEAAAGTGSEVSVRMKLPSIEFNADHPFLFFIRHNKTNGILFYGRFCSP, from the exons atg gaattcaATGTGGGCAAGCCTGAAGAAATATACTCTGATTTCCAGACACTTATTTCAGAAATCAACAGTTCCAGCCATGCTTGCATACTTAAAACAGCCAACAGGATCTACGGGGAGAAAACTTTTCCATTTCACAAG AAATATTTAGAAGATGTGAAAACATATTTTGGTGCAGAGCCACAGTCTGTGAACTTTATAGGAGCTTCTGACCAAATCAGAAAGGAGATCAACTCTTGGGTTGAAAAACAGACTGAGG GAAAAATCCTAAATCTCCTACCTGATGATGCAGTGGATCCTACAACCAGAATGGTTCTGGTGAATGCCCTTTACTTTAAAGGAGTCTGGGAACATCAATTCTTAGTCCAAAATACCACAGAAAAGTCTTTCAAAATAAACAAG ACTACAAGCAAACCAGTGCAAATGATGTCCATGAAAGAAAAACTTCAAGTATTTTACATAGAAAGTCCACAAGCCATGGGCCTTCAACTCTACTATGAGAGCCGTGACCTCAGTCTGCTCATACTGCTGCCAGAAGACGTTGATGGACTGGATCAG CTGGAAAAGACTATCACCTATGAGAAGCTGAGTGAGTGGACCAGCGCAGACATGATGGAGTTGTGCAACGTGCAGTTAAACCTTCCCAAGTTCAAGCTGGAAGAGACTTACGATCTCAAGTCAACTTTGAGCAGTATGGGGATGAGCGATGCCTTTAACCAGAGCAAAGCTGATTTCTCAGGAATGTCCTCAGAGAGAAACCTATTTCTGTCCAATGTTTTCCATAAGTGttttgtggaaataaatgaacaagGTACAGAGGCTGCAGCTGGTACTGGGAGTGAAGTGAGTGTAAGAATGAAACTCCCCTCCATCGAATTCAATGCAGACCACCCGTTCCTCTTCTTCATCAGGCACAACAAAACCAACggcattttattttatgggaGATTCTGCTCCCCCTAA